From a single Sorghum bicolor cultivar BTx623 chromosome 5, Sorghum_bicolor_NCBIv3, whole genome shotgun sequence genomic region:
- the LOC8086032 gene encoding glucan endo-1,3-beta-glucosidase, whose amino-acid sequence MLPLLLLLLLAAFLHGTAAAQGQQGLPSLPIGVNYGANADNLPTPAAVASFLAKSTTIDRVKLFDANPAFLDAFAANAPSISLAVSIPNAVLPTFADRSSGLDAARGWVRDNLSPHISAGANVTLLLAGNEVLGPTVVPDLVVALLPAMRRLAQALQLESLPDVRVTTPHYLGILAPSDGIPSNARFRPGLDAKVLAPMLRFHNDTGSPFMVNAYPYFSYNAANLNYAVFRPNAGVYDPGTKLNYTSMFDAQMDAIYTAMKKLGFGDGVEIAVGEAGWPTKAEAAQVGVGVEEAKDFNAGMIRVCSGGKGTPLMPGRKFETYVFSLFDENQKPGPVAERNFGIFNTDFTPKYDLGLLRQGSSGSPNPSPKPSPNPSPSGGGKWCVAKSGASATDLQNNINYACGYIDCKPIQSGGACFDPNNVQSHASYVMNAYYQANGLHDYDCNFKGTGVVTSSDPSYGSCKYVS is encoded by the exons atgctcccgctcctcctcctcctcctcctcgccgccttCCTCCatgggacggcggcggcgcagggGCAGCAGGGCCTGCCCTCTCTGCCCATCGGAGTCAACTACGGCGCGAACGCCGACAACCTGCCCACCCCCGCCGCCGTCGCCTCCTTCCTCGCCAAGAGCACGACCATCGACCGCGTGAAGCTCTTCGACGCGAACCCAGCCTTCCTGGACGCGTTCGCCGCCAACGCGCCGTCCATCTCGCTGGCCGTCTCCATCCCCAACGCCGTCCTCCCGACCTTCGCCGACAGATCCAGCGGCCTGGACGCGGCGCGGGGCTGGGTCCGCGACAACCTCTCCCCACACATCTCCGCGGGCGCCAACGTGACGCTCCTCCTGGCCGGGAACGAGGTGCTGGGCCCCACCGTGGTCCCGGACCTCGTCGTCGCCCTCCTCCCCGCGATGCGTCGTCTCGCCCAGGCGCTCCAGCTCGAGAGCCTCCCCGACGTCCGCGTCACCACGCCGCACTACCTGGGGATCCTCGCCCCCTCCGACGGGATCCCGTCCAACGCGCGGTTCCGCCCGGGGCTCGACGCCAAGGTCCTCGCGCCCATGCTCAGGTTCCACAACGACACCGGGTCGCCGTTCATGGTCAACGCCTACCCTTACTTCAGCTACAACGCGGCCAACCTCAACTACGCCGTGTTCCGGCCCAACGCCGGGGTGTACGACCCCGGGACGAAGCTCAACTACACCAGCATGTTCGACGCGCAGATGGACGCCATCTACACGGCGATGAAGAAGCTCGGGTTTGGAGATGGAGTGGAGATCGCCGTCGGGGAGGCCGGGTGGCCGACCAAGGCGGAGGCGGCGCAGGTCGGGGTGGGGGTCGAGGAGGCGAAAGATTTTAATGCCGGGATGATCCGGGTGTGTAGCGGAGGGAAGGGGACGCCGTTGATGCCCGGGAGGAAGTTCGAGACGTACGTGTTCTCGCTGTTTGATGAGAATCAGAAGCCTGGGCCGGTGGCGGAGAGGAATTTTGGCATCTTTAACACGGATTTCACGCCCAAGTATGATCTCGGACTGCTTCGCCAAGGATCC TCCGGATCTCCAAACCCATCTCCGAAGCCAAGCCCAAACCCGTCGCCGTCAGGAGGAGGCAAGTGGTGTGTGGCCAAGTCCGGCGCGAGCGCAACCGACCTGCAGAACAACATCAACTACGCCTGTGGCTACATCGACTGTAAGCCGATCCAGAGTGGCGGCGCGTGCTTTGACCCCAACAACGTGCAGTCGCATGCTTCGTACGTGATGAACGCGTACTACCAGGCCAATGGCCTGCACGACTACGACTGCAACTTCAAGGGCACCGGCGTGGTCACCTCCAGTGACCCCA GTTACGGGAGTTGCAAATACGTCTCCTGA
- the LOC8086033 gene encoding serine/arginine-rich SC35-like splicing factor SCL30 — MGRYSPAYSPPRRGYGGRGRSPPPRRGYGGGGGRGDHGSVSLLVRNIPLRCRPEELRVPFERFGPVRDVYLPRDYHTGEPRGFGFVEFVDAYDASEAQYHMNRQMFAGREITVVLAADTRKRPEDMRRRTGPRGYSGHEGRRPYRHGRSRSRSYSRSRSPRPRGRGRSQSYSPAPKRRDDYSASPPRSKEENPRSSKQPKENDRDKKRRSYTPDDRNDRRGAENGHDERKKSPAGEEDEKPHRGRRRSPRPASMSPPGSRSRSASPAISS, encoded by the exons ATGGGGAGGTACAGCCCCGCGTACAGCCCCCCGAGGAGAGGATACGGCGGCAGGGGAAGGAGCCCGCCTCCGAGGAGAGGAtacggcggtggcggtggccgtGGTGACCATGGCTCTGTCAGCCTCCTGGTCCGCAACATTCCATTGAGATGCAG GCCTGAGGAACTCCGTGTCCCTTTCGAACGGTTTGGCCCTGTTCGGGATGTTTACCTGCCAAGAGACTATCACACTGG GGAGCCAAGAGGGTTTGGATTCGTGGAGTTTGTTGATGCTTATGATGCTTCTGAGGCGCAATACCACATGAACCGTCAGATGTTTGCTGGGCGTGAAATAACTGTTGTACTTGCTGCTGATACAAGGAAGAGGCCTGAGGATATGCGTAGACGAACTGGTCCAAG AGGTTATTCTGGTCATGAAGGGCGTCGTCCTTATCGCCATG GCCGGTCTCGTTCTCGTTCATACTCGCGTTCCCGCTCTCCACGCCCGCGTGGCCGTGGTAGATCACA GTCATACTCCCCTGCCCCGAAAAGGCGTGATGACTACTCTGCTTCCCCACCACGGTCAAAGGAAGAGAATCCGAGGTCATCAAAACAGCCTAAAGAAAATGACAGGGATAAGAAGAGGAGGTCCTATACTCCCGATGATAGAAATGATCGCCGTGGTGCGGAGAACGGTCATGACGA GAGGAAGAAGTCCCCAGCAGGCGAGGAGGACGAGAAGCCTCATCGCGGTCGCCGCAGGTCGCCCCGGCCAGCGTCCATGTCGCCTCCAGGGTCGCGGTCAAGGTCGGCGTCGCCAGCTATCAGCAGCTGA
- the LOC8076372 gene encoding RHOMBOID-like protein 2: MKPAGGGGGGEDDVQVLVERPSSLSGHSHSHRQHGASSSSSLPTSSTSAAAAAAARHPHNHHRQQQVIRARPYYRRWSPWLVSAATAACVAIFLVTMYVNDCPRHNSNSNCAAGFLGRFAFQPLRENPLLGPSSATLVKMGALDVPKVVHGRQGWRLITCMWLHAGVVHLLINMLCLVIIGIRLEQEFGFVRIGLVYLISGFGGSLMSALFIQSNVSVGASGALFGLIGSMLSELITNWSLYANKVAALVTLVLVIVVNLALGLLPRVDNFAHIGGLISGFLLGFVFFIRPQFAWLTQHRRVSAAAQPDGQPPAAAPTPPPVVSVKRKHKTYQYVLWLAAAVLLVVGFTVATVLLFRGYNANEHCPWCHYLSCVPTKRWKCDASPTTCTGTLQENTLTVVCAGGKNQTYVVASAADASQDRINDLCNQLCT; the protein is encoded by the exons ATGAAGcccgcgggcggcggcggcggcggcgaggacgaCGTGCAGGTGCTAGTGGAGCGGCCCTCCTCCTTGTCCGGCCACTCCCACTCCCACCGGCAGCatggcgcctcctcctcctcctccttgccTACCAGtagcaccagcgccgccgccgccgccgccgccaggcaTCCGCACAACCACCACCGGCAGCAGCAGGTGATCAGGGCGCGGCCCTACTACCGGCGTTGGTCGCCGTGGCTCGTCTCGGCCGCCACCGCGGCCTGCGTCGCCATCTTCCTCGTCACCATGTACGTCAACGACTGCCCCCGCCACAACTCCAACTCCAACTGCGCCGCCGGCTTCCTCGGCCGCTTCGCCTTCCAGCCGCTCCGCGAGAACCCGCTCCTCGGTCCCTCCTCCGCCAC GTTAGTGAAGATGGGGGCTCTCGATGTGCCTAAGGTCGTCCATGGCCGCCAAGGATGGCGTCTGATCACTTGCATGTGGCTCCACGCCGGAGTTGTTCATCTCCTCATCAACATGCTCTGCCTCGTCATCATCGGCATACGCCTAGAGCAAGAATTCGGGTTTG TGAGGATCGGCCTGGTGTACCTCATCTCTGGTTTTGGCGGGAGCCTCATGTCTGCTCTTTTCATACAGTCCAACGTCTCCGTTGGGGCCTCCGGTGCTCTGTTCGGCCTCATTGGATCCATGCTCTCTGAACTCATAACAAACTGGTCACTCTACGCAAACAAG gtGGCAGCGTTGGTAACACTGGTGCTGGTGATCGTGGTGAACCTGGCGCTGGGGCTCCTCCCCCGGGTGGACAACTTCGCCCACATCGGCGGCCTCATCTCGGGCTTCCTCCTCGGCTTCGTCTTCTTCATCCGCCCGCAGTTCGCCTGGCTCACCCAGCACAGAAGAGTATCAGCAGCAGCACAGCCTGACGGGCAaccaccggcggcggcgcctaCTCCTCCTCCGGTTGTCTCGGTGAAGCGCAAGCACAAGACGTACCAGTACGTGCTGTGGCTGGCCGCCGCCGTGCTGCTCGTCGTCGGGTTCACGGTGGCCACCGTGCTGCTGTTCCGTGGGTACAACGCGAACGAGCACTGCCCGTGGTGCCACTACCTCAGCTGCGTCCCCACCAAGCGGTGGAAGTGCGACGCGTCGCCGACCACGTGCACGGGGACGCTGCAGGAGAACACGCTCACCGTCGTCTGCGCCGGCGGCAAGAACCAGACGTACGTCGTGGCGTCGGCCGCGGACGCGTCGCAGGACAGGATCAACGACCTCTGCAACCAGCTCTGCACCTAG
- the LOC8086034 gene encoding protein ALTERED XYLOGLUCAN 4: MMATNFLKTYQHHLHHHHDNKPQFPLPKKKFVTYAVYALIAVVLLYLFVDPAAAPPAAAPSAATTKPSSLVEEERPAATPPSYYQGRQATGGHRHAAADETSSRIISTATAPPPPPCDYSDGEWVPDARPPLYNGTTCGAIKDDGRSCTLNGRADTGYVYWRWQPRGCHLPDFSAADFLRWLRNRHMAFVGDSLARNQAESLVCLLSSAYEPDLVHRSADGRFRRWVFRDHNATVSIFWSPFLVSGVEKSERDGVRYNQVFLDAFDERWMSELAAIDAVVMSAGQWFRIPSVYHEGGRVVGCHGCDAAEFNGTGAVAEVSFFRAFRDAVRRTLAEAARRHHEQHSDGVKLVAMTTFSPSHFEGQWNEGAPCKKKADRELGYTETEMRKIVVEELEKASSSSSLSSSSSTSLRFAAVDVTALANLRPDGHPGPYMRKNPFAAGNTTGGRPPVQHDCLHWCMPGPVDTFNQILLQTILR; the protein is encoded by the coding sequence ATGATGGCCACCAACTTCCTCAAGACGTACCAGCACcatctccaccaccaccacgacaACAAGCCGCAGTTCCCCCTTCCCAAGAAGAAGTTCGTCACCTACGCCGTCTACGCCCTCATCGCCGTCGTGCTCCTCTACCTCTTCGTCGACCCAGCAGCAGCTCCGCCTGCTGCGGCACCATCTGCTGCCACCACCAAGCCATCATCACTGGTGGAGGAGGAGCGGCCGGCGGCGACGCCGCCTTCTTATTACCAAGGACGACAAGCAACAGGAGGACACCGACACGCCGCCGCCGATGAAACATCATCGCGGATCATCAGTACTGCCActgcaccgccaccgccaccgtgcGACTACTCCGACGGCGAGTGGGTGCCGGACGCACGCCCGCCGCTCTACAACGGCACGACCTGCGGCGCCATCAAGGACGACGGCCGGAGCTGCACGTTGAACGGGCGCGCGGACACCGGGTACGTCTACTGGCGGTGGCAGCCGCGGGGGTGCCACCTGCCGGACTTCTCCGCCGCCGACTTCCTCCGCTGGCTCCGCAACCGCCACATGGCCTTCGTCGGCGACTCGTTGGCGCGCAACCAGGCGGAGTCGCTCGTGTGCCTGCTCTCCTCGGCGTACGAGCCGGACCTCGTCCACCGCAGCGCCGACGGCAGGTTCCGGCGCTGGGTGTTCCGCGACCACAACGCCACCGTCTCCATCTTCTGGTCGCCGTTCCTGGTCAGCGGCGTCGAGAAGTCGGAGCGCGACGGCGTGCGCTACAACCAGGTGTTCCTCGACGCGTTCGACGAGCGCTGGATGTCGGAGCTCGCCGCCATCGACGCCGTCGTGATGTCCGCCGGCCAGTGGTTCCGGATCCCTAGCGTCTACCACGAGGGCGGCAGAGTCGTCGGCTGCCACGGCTGCGACGCGGCGGAGTTCAACGGCACCGGCGCCGTCGCCGAGGTCAGCTTCTTCCGCGCGTTCAGGGACGCCGTCCGACGGACGCTCGCCGAGGCCGCGCGGCGGCATCACGAGCAGCACAGCGACGGCGTCAAGCTGGTGGCGATGACCACGTTCTCGCCGTCGCACTTCGAGGGGCAGTGGAACGAGGGCGCGCCGTGCAAGAAGAAGGCCGACAGGGAGCTGGGGTACACCGAGACGGAGATGAGGAAGATCGTCGTGGAGGAGCTGGAGAAagcgtcgtcgtcatcgtcgttgtcgtcgtcgtcgtcgacttcCCTGCGGTTCGCCGCAGTGGACGTGACGGCGCTGGCCAACCTGCGGCCGGACGGCCACCCGGGGCCGTACATGCGCAAGAACCCGTTCGCCGCCGGCAACACTACGGGTGGCCGGCCGCCGGTGCAGCACGATTGCTTGCACTGGTGCATGCCCGGGCCGGTCGACACGTTTAACCAGATACTGCTCCAAACCATCCTCCGCTAG